Genomic window (Equus asinus isolate D_3611 breed Donkey chromosome 8, EquAss-T2T_v2, whole genome shotgun sequence):
TCCCTGAGTAAAGTTATAGAGCCCTGCTGTGTCCGGCTGAAACACAGCCCTGGATCTTCTTCTCGCTTCCACTCTACTTGGCCCTCCCACCAGCAAGGCTCCCTTGGACCAGACCAGAAGATCATTTCCAATTCTAGGTGGTTAAACTGGTTCAACCTCCAAGTGTGTGATTGAAACTCTTGTCTCTGAACTCTGCCCTAgggttctcagcctcagcactattggcattttgggtgggataattctttgttgcgggGGTCTGTGCAccgtaggatgtttagcagcatccctggcctctacccattagaCGCCAGTAGCACCCACCCTACTCCCAATTATAACAATTGAAAACGTCTCCAGGCATTGAGCAATGTCctcagggggcagggggagacaTAATCGACCCCCggtggagaaccactgctgtGACTCCTCGACATCCTGTAATACTTAGAACTCTTTTGGATGCAAGTGACATAAACTCaactaaagcaaaaataagaggGGGGATTTCCTGGCTCAGGCAACTGGGAAGTACAAGGGGTGCTGGTCTGGAGCACAGCTGAGTCCTTGCCGGGGATAATGTTGTCAGGTCTTTCtccgtctctctgtctctgtctctttctctctttggctcTTCTTGGCCTCATTCTCAGGCAGACTATTTCCACATAGCGGAAATATAGCAACTGAAGATTCACATCCCACTGACCTATCAACAGtaggaaaaaagaacatttttcttaataGCTACAGCAGCCTCAGAGAGGATTCTGACTGGCCCAGCCCCAGTCATGTGCCCATTTCTAAATCAATCAGCGTGGCCAGGGCTATGGGGTTCGTGTGTCCCTTCTTGAGAATGTGAGCAGCCCCAACAGTACAGCCACACAGGATGGATCCCCTAAAAAGAGATGCTCTGCTAtccaaggaagggagagaggaggaccaGACAGTCAGATATCAATGTGCACCAGGTCCCCAAGATGGCTTCCTCACTGCTTTTCCAATGGTCTCTGGAACCGACCTCTTTCCCGTGACTTAGATGAAGTTCCTCTAGCTATTGAGAGAAGTCACTTTCTGCTACTATCATGTCTTCACAGCCACTCTTCACCCTGTCCGTCCTTCTCTATAACCTTTCCCTCCCATCGTGTCCCCATCTTGCATGGTCTTAGCATGCGTCCCAAGTTCTGTCACCAACCAGgcaatttcttcctttcaaaaacCATCACTTATAAAAGTTGATTTGCATGAACCATACACAGCCTAGCTCttgtagtaagaaaaaaaaaaaacgattcaCAGTGAAAAGACCTGGGATCTAGTGCTGTCTTGCTCCGAAAGTTGCATCTTCTCTGGAGGCCTTAAGGATCTCATCTGAAAAACGGGTGAttgaacaaaaaaagagagatggctcttctctctttttttccaaagaGAGGAAAGCTATTCCTCACACAGCCAACCTCTGATTCCCTGCTTACAGAACTCCAAGCTGCAGCTGGACAagctgaggaaaagaaaatcctAACAGAGGGGGAGACCCTGAACTATCACTGTGTCTACACCCGGAAGCACTCCCAAAGCCAGAAGGCTTGGCAGAGGGTGATGGATGGAGGGAAAGCCGAGACGCTGGCATTCACAGAGAAGACTTCAAAGAACAGTCAAGAGCTGGGGGGCAGGTACTTCCTAGAAGATAATACCACTCAGGGCGCAGTTCACGTCCGAATGACCAATGTTCAAGTGAGTGACTCTGGACTGTATCGGTGTGTGATCTACCCAATTCTCAGCAACCCTGAAGTCCTCGAGTCTCTCCGCCTGGTGGTGACCAAGGGTGAGTGACCTGGGGGTGGGGCGTAGAGGGTGGGGAGAGCCAGGTGAGGTGGGAGTAGGGGGCAGCAGTGGTTGCACCAGCGGAGTTGTGGCTCAGGATTTCTAGCATCATATCTTTCTCTCAGAAGCTGCTCATCTCTCAGTTGAGGTCCTTGAGAGGCATTTGTCCCCACAGTAAGAAGGGGCTTCTGTTATGGGATTCCTCTTGGGTAACAGAGCCTATTTTGGGGTGCTCTTGTAGGAAGTGGGGTATAGTGAAAGGTGAGTGGTAGACTTGGGATAATTTAGTCTCGTTCTTTGGGTCTCCACATAGAAGTCCTTTCCTCAGGAAGCCTCTGGTCCACTCTCCCCCTTTCAAGGATGCACTCTGTGGCCTTCCTGTGGGCTTCCAAGGCAGATCTTCGCAGCCCTTACTGTGGGCATGACCACCTGGATATCTTCTTTCAaatgcagactctgattcaataggtctaaGGCGGGACctagattctgcatttctgatcCGCCCGCAgtggatgctgctgctgctggtccgtGGTTCCCACTTTGGAGACCAAGGCTCCACAGCTCATTTCGTGTCCCCTCTCACAGATAACACTGTCTCACTGGGTAGTAGTGGCCGGTTTACTTACCCGCCTCCCCTCTGCATTTCTGAGCACATTGAGGGAAGGGCTTGTGTCCTGCTCAGCTCTGTATCCCCAGCAACTGACgtagtgcctggcacctagtgggCCCTCAGTAGGTGCTGACTGCATGAATtaaggaaggcagaggagagagaggcaggtcCAAGTTCCTAGCACCTGGAGAATTCTAAGCATAAGACaaggtaaatatatattaataaaagataaCTTGTAAAGAAATACGCCAAAAGTACAGGCGAGCGCAAGGCAGAGAGGATGGTGTAAGGTAGAGTAATGAGGGAATTATTCTAGAAGAGAGTGAGGGCATACAGACTGGTGAAGAATAGCAGGCAAGTGCATTTCCAATGACACCAATAGCCTgaaaattcctttcttcttccttctttccctgcctccctccgtcccccgattcctccctccttccctctctccctctcttccttctttcctttttcctgtttccGACCCAGGCTGACCCCACACTGTTTCTTTAATCTTAGCAAAAGAAAATCTCTCCGCATCGACGGCCATGTTCATTTCCCTCCTCAGCTCCGTGTACCCCACCACCTCTCCATTCACCCATCCGCCCAATGTGCCTTTTTGCAGGCCCTTCAGCTAGCACTTCCCGGGACAAGAATCCTCCCCGGGACAAGGCTCAGACACCCACCTTTCCTCCTGCCACAAAGGCCCCGGTgacccaacccccacccaaaTCAACTGCCGGTGTCTCCCGCCCTGGACTTGAAGTCAACCCCACAAATGTGACAGACGTCACCAGGTATGGTTTCCAGCTCTGGGACCCTGGTCCACGTGCTGAGAGGAGGATGAGTGGAGTGAGGGATCGGGGAGGGTGAAGGGCAGGGGCAGGCTTAAGTCCCTTCAGTCTGGTGGAGCTCcccaggggaggaaggaggtggtGCCAGAGTGAGGAGGAGGCTCCTGGTAAGGTTGCCACTACCCCCGGTTCCCTGCTGTATTTCCTTGCACGTCagagggtgaggagagggaaATGCCCCCTTTGCTGAATTCCAATGGACCTCAGCCAACCCAGGGGCCTAATAGTGTAGTGGAAAAAGCACTCTGAGTGAGGGACCCTGGAGTCTCATGCCAGTCAcactgactggctgtgtgactttgggcgagTCAGGAACCCTctctggcttcagtttccttgtctatactGTAGGGAACTGGAAAATCAGAGCTGGAAGCAATGATCTAGCCCAACAGCTCTCAGCAGCTGCTGCAGAGGGCAATTAGCTGGAGGGTTTGCTTTCGCTTCATTTGGTTTATTTCTAATCCTGATGCGTGTGCCCTGCTGCAGACCAGCAGGCTCAGAATTCCTGGAGTTGGGGCCAGTCTCAGCATTTTTACAAGATCTTCAGGAGATTTTTTAATGTGCAGACAAAGCTAAGAACCACTACCTTTGCACGCACACCTCTTTACAGGTGATTTATCTTAGAATGTGTCCATCATTAAATATTGCgttaacagagaaagaaatattctTCCGTATTCCCCCTAATCTCACGAGtcttttttctccatattttctttgtctttattcatatttatatgtattttaacatagtaataattctaattataaacattttcattatttttccatgCTAACACTATTCTTCAATGTTGCGACCTAGTCGTCATAATTGTAATTTCAATGCATGCACACTCTTCTATCAGTGGAAAAGCCATCACTGACGGAATCATTTGTCTCTTTCTAGACATGgagattgttttcattttttatactaTTGGTGACTCTGAGATGAACATACTCCTGCagatgtctttttcttcttttaaatcaaTTATTCAAAAGAAATGCCCATGAGAGAATTTGAACATTCACATTGCTCTGTATGCATATTGCCAAACGGCCTTCCAAAGATTGGAAGCGGTTTGCAGTGCGATCCACAAGGCAGCAGTGTCACCATCGAGGgtgtagtattttaaaaatattcctgccCAAATAGATGTGAACCGGTGCCCACTTCTGTTTCTCTATTGCTGTGGACCATGAGCTCCGTGCAGCTGGAGGCAGTGCCTTTTTTCCCCGTGTTGTTTCGCTGGCATCAGCCTAAGCCGGAGTGCCTGGTGTGTAGCGGGGGCTCATTAAACCTTGTGggctcaataaaataaatgagctagTGAGAGTCAAAGTTCTTCTTTTTTCACTGCTTTTATTTTCCAGCATGCAAACTGACAGCACATAACCTTTGCCCACGTTCCTCCTAGAGGCTGCCCCCCTTTCATCTATTAACTTTATCTGTTAACTAATAGGAACTATGCCATGGTCAGAGTCTAGTCAGGAAAGCAGAAGCCACTGAGCCATTTGAACAAGAGATCATTTGACACAGAGAGCTGTTTGCGCAGGTGATGGAAGAGCTGAGACCCCAATCTGGGGATGGATGGTGAGAGAACTCAGAGGAAGCCGCTGTCACCCTGTTTCAGGGTGGCATCCTCAGAAGGGGGATGTCTGACGCAAATGTTTTCGGAAGTGATCCCAGACAAAACCATTAGGGAAGTGggacaggggagggaaggaaaccaAGCAAACAGTGTCAAAACCAAGCCAAGCACCACAGGAGGAACTTTGGCTCAGTCCTGCAGGGGTTGGGGAGTTGGGATGGAGTTCTGGGAACCCACGGGTCACACTTGGAGTTGTCTGTATTCAGGCCAGGAACTGGAACATGGCCACTGCCCACACTGCGGATGGTGCCCCTGCAACCACCATGGGCCAGAGAGGCACTGGCTTGCCGGCTCCTGCCCGTGCCAGCGGAGGCTGAACTTGACCAGGCTGCAGACACCTAGTCCTGGGGAAGCCTGACAGAGCTGGAGGCCGGGGGTGGATTTCAGTGCTAACGGCCACCTGCCGCTTTCTACCCCCGTTGTGTCCTTTGTTCCTTACCTGGTTTGGACCTGCACACTTAAGTTTTGTGTAGGCAAACGtgttaactttaaaattattgctttgctttgttctttACTTGTGCTTGATTCTATTTCCTgtgactttgcttttttctttttttcattttatttaaatctttagtCCATCTTCGGGAGAGGGGTTACTTTGCTGTATGgtataaaatgtagaaaagatgACTTTTCTTCATATGACTATCCAGGTACCATAAGACTATTTACTAAACAGTCCTTGCCGATTTCCTCAGGTGTTAAATTCCTAGTAACATTAGCTCTAGCTCTGAACTTCTGTATGTTTCATTGCCACCCATTCCTCTTTTTGTCACTGTGCCGGATGCAGATTAGCTCTGCTGTTGTCTATTCCGTATCTACCGAGTCTGGACAGGCCAAGCTTCCTCACTCTCTTCTGTCCCTTTCTCATGATCCCTACTGCCCTTTACCCAGGACTTTCAGAATCATTTGgctaaaatctataaaaattaatGATGGGATTTTGATGAGAATTAGATTCCTCTCAGTTTAtaggtgtggaaactgaggcggAAGAGGTGAGATGACTCTCCCTGCTGAACAGGTTTCCCGGCTCCAGGACTCTGTACTTGTGACCCTGCTCATCACCGTGGAGAAAGAGGAATGCCATCAACCTAccctttctcccaaagcctctTCTGGACATGGACCCTCTGCTCTCaactaaatatatttctttttttttttttttaaagattttattttttcctttttctccccaaagcctcccggtacatagttgtatattcttcgttgtgggtccttctagttgtggcatgtgggacactgcctcagcgtggtctgatgagcagtgccatgtccacgcccaggattcgaaccaacgaaacactgggccgcctgcagcggagcgcgcgaacttaacaactcagccacggggccagcccctcaactaaatatatttctaatC
Coding sequences:
- the TREM1 gene encoding triggering receptor expressed on myeloid cells 1, with protein sequence MRKAKLWGLLGMLFVSELQAAAGQAEEKKILTEGETLNYHCVYTRKHSQSQKAWQRVMDGGKAETLAFTEKTSKNSQELGGRYFLEDNTTQGAVHVRMTNVQVSDSGLYRCVIYPILSNPEVLESLRLVVTKGPSASTSRDKNPPRDKAQTPTFPPATKAPVTQPPPKSTAGVSRPGLEVNPTNVTDVTRISVFSIVIPVACALVTKSLVLTVLFAVTQKSFGS